In a single window of the Roseiconus lacunae genome:
- a CDS encoding RNA polymerase sigma factor — MNQSTPSIEFQPTLAAAIKKADLTASSDADLLDAWSRDKLSEAFTELVSRYSVMVLSVCRRKCRCPADAEDAYQTTFLLLAKNGHKIRRPECLPGWLHRVAQRASMATLQRSIELQQSTEQLECSGALSVSDDPLDQIAAQHDAVILDEELAALPDRYRTVLVMQVYQGLRLETMAERFQTSVGTIRGRLQRGRKLLAGRLRRRGVVPLLAFTSAVTTSVGSAEASLASSQFLHAFGSAKSIPHPPIPESLVNPLLSTGKRLMSPWNLAGGAAAAGTLTLLLLTPIDGLVDAASGDAPEITVANNQATSTELVRTETIAVTPASESSPATTAQADMPNPDTDRNGSPASEVAKRVQSELDRFGDLTVDSTVGDLASTLQEQLSLPVIMDVRAFDFAQLDRDRTVKYEANEEPVRTVLRKILDPLGLKAVVQNEGLVITANPSQLVHRGIGTDLWLNADNDSMLELANKISQQTSQSFIDTPLEDAIRVFENETEISFQIDRRALEEIGLDAELGVTFAVNSVPVYDSMKSMLRDFDLVLTVFNNIPTVTTVEAAESKLLNRVYWLEGLGLNGHYDSLMQMIQTTVTPDCWEALGGNSTMAPGPGDRPCIVISSTYEVHREIEELIKAFRANSFASQESDVPMKYEPPQMPAGLGGGGFGGGGGGFF; from the coding sequence ATGAACCAGAGCACCCCATCTATCGAATTTCAGCCCACTTTGGCTGCGGCGATCAAGAAGGCAGATCTCACTGCATCGAGCGATGCCGATCTGCTTGACGCTTGGTCGCGTGACAAGCTGTCCGAGGCGTTTACCGAACTTGTCTCACGTTACAGCGTGATGGTGCTGAGCGTTTGTCGGCGCAAATGTCGTTGCCCGGCCGATGCGGAAGATGCGTACCAAACCACGTTTCTGTTGTTGGCAAAGAATGGCCACAAAATCCGACGTCCCGAGTGCTTGCCCGGATGGCTGCACCGGGTCGCACAACGAGCTTCCATGGCAACCTTGCAACGATCGATCGAGCTACAACAATCGACCGAGCAACTCGAATGCTCCGGCGCACTGTCGGTCTCAGACGATCCGCTGGATCAAATCGCGGCCCAACATGACGCGGTGATTCTCGATGAAGAACTCGCGGCACTGCCGGATCGATACCGAACCGTTTTGGTCATGCAGGTTTACCAAGGGCTGCGGCTCGAAACGATGGCCGAGCGATTTCAAACCTCGGTCGGGACGATACGTGGCAGGCTACAACGCGGCCGAAAGTTGCTTGCCGGTCGACTGCGTCGGCGCGGCGTTGTCCCGCTTTTAGCGTTCACTTCCGCAGTTACGACGAGCGTCGGTTCCGCGGAAGCATCGCTTGCGTCGAGCCAGTTTCTACACGCATTCGGTTCCGCGAAATCGATTCCCCATCCGCCAATCCCCGAAAGTCTCGTCAATCCCCTTCTCTCAACAGGAAAGCGTCTTATGTCTCCCTGGAACCTCGCCGGTGGCGCCGCAGCAGCCGGCACGCTCACCCTATTGCTACTGACGCCCATCGACGGATTGGTCGATGCGGCTTCCGGTGACGCCCCCGAAATCACGGTCGCGAACAACCAAGCAACTTCGACGGAACTCGTACGCACGGAAACGATTGCGGTTACCCCGGCGAGTGAGTCCTCGCCTGCAACGACTGCCCAAGCCGACATGCCCAACCCTGATACGGACCGAAACGGTTCGCCAGCTTCGGAAGTCGCCAAACGAGTACAAAGTGAGCTGGATCGCTTCGGTGACCTTACCGTCGATTCAACCGTCGGTGATTTGGCAAGTACGCTTCAGGAACAGTTGTCTCTACCGGTGATAATGGATGTTCGCGCATTCGACTTCGCTCAGTTGGATCGTGATCGAACGGTCAAGTATGAGGCCAACGAGGAACCGGTTCGAACCGTTCTGCGAAAAATACTTGATCCCCTTGGCTTGAAGGCAGTCGTCCAAAACGAAGGATTGGTGATCACGGCAAATCCCAGCCAGCTCGTCCATCGCGGGATCGGAACGGACCTTTGGTTGAATGCCGACAATGATTCGATGTTAGAACTTGCTAACAAAATTTCGCAACAGACAAGCCAATCGTTCATCGACACACCGCTTGAAGACGCTATCCGAGTCTTCGAAAACGAAACCGAAATCAGCTTCCAAATCGATCGACGAGCTTTAGAAGAGATTGGACTCGATGCAGAGCTTGGCGTCACTTTTGCAGTTAATTCCGTCCCCGTCTACGACTCAATGAAATCCATGCTTCGTGATTTTGATTTGGTACTGACGGTGTTCAACAACATCCCTACGGTAACTACAGTCGAGGCAGCCGAAAGCAAGTTGCTCAACCGCGTGTACTGGCTCGAAGGACTCGGTCTCAACGGTCATTACGATTCGCTGATGCAGATGATCCAGACGACCGTCACCCCGGATTGCTGGGAAGCACTGGGTGGAAACAGCACAATGGCCCCCGGTCCGGGTGACCGTCCCTGCATTGTGATTTCGTCGACCTACGAAGTTCATCGTGAAATCGAAGAATTAATCAAAGCCTTTCGAGCCAACTCATTCGCCTCACAAGAAAGCGACGTCCCAATGAAATACGAACCGCCACAGATGCCCGCCGGTCTTGGCGGGGGTGGTTTCGGCGGTGGCGGTGGCGGCTTCTTTTAA
- a CDS encoding amidohydrolase family protein, whose protein sequence is MQTIDVTEGTWMNLDVSPDGKQIVFDLLGDLYTIPVDGEQPRTPTKLTSGIGWDMQPRYSPDGSWIAFTSDRMGKNKRAGDNLWIMRADGSDVRQVSNETFRLLNGPAWSPDGDYLIGRKHFTSRRSLGSGEIWMYHRAAKSAEAMAGIQLTQKPNEQKDVNEPVYSPDGKYIYYSQDTTPGNTFEYDKDSHGQIYTIKRLNLEDGTTEAFVTGPGGACRPTPSHDGKSLAFVRRVDAKTTLHVLDLQSGAVRLVYDELERDMQEAWAIHGVYPNFAWMPDDQSIIAWAKGKIRRIDIRTGTASVIPFHLVDEREVRDAVRFSVEVAPERFPVKMLRWVSQSPRGDQVVYQALGKIWLKDLPDGQPRRLTTQTDHHEFYPSFSRDGKHLVYSTWNDETLGSIRVAAVDKTGTPEEQQTWTVTKEPGHYLEPTFSPDGKTIVFVKSGDGYLRSPLWSREPGLYKVDAHGGEAERLLDSGHSPQFANDSDRVYFLKSNRGSDADNLRLCSVGLDGDDERDHLKSQWGTTFRVSPDGKWAAFIERFNVYVTPLVNAGKAIDIGPKGSAIPIAKVSEQAGDWCHFSGDSSNLVWALGPTLYRKPLDQAFGFLGEDPADDLVADATSAEATKTSATDNAPTGEPTTSPEQIAIGFETTTAAPETTFAFVGAKIVTMGEQGVINPGTIVIRGNRIEALGPRNEVTIPDEATIIQTPGMVILPGLVDVHAHGPMSSDGITPQQNWVNYARLAFGVTTVHDPSNDTGGTFSAIEMIRVGETLGPRTFSTGTILYGAAGSFKAEIESLEDAKFHLRRMKAAGAFSVKSYNQPRRDQRQQVLAAARELEMMVVPEGGSTFMHNMTMIVDGHTGIEHTLPVQTAYDDVFDLWRGTDVGYTPTLCVAYGGISGERYWYEVDDLWRHPRLNSFLPPHKLHQTHRRQKAPLEDYNHIRVAEIAKQVVRDGGLVQAGGHGQLNGIDTHWELWSFVQGGMTPIESLRCGTINGAKYLGLDDDIGSLEVGKLADLVVIERGFDPTEEIRHSEKVELVMINGRLFRAETMQEIGGQQQPAPKFFFSNGQTMVAPIMSQMRGCECSRPGGLPDWMIRSDR, encoded by the coding sequence GTGCAAACGATCGATGTCACCGAAGGCACATGGATGAACCTTGATGTCAGCCCCGATGGGAAGCAAATCGTTTTTGATCTGCTCGGCGATCTGTACACGATTCCCGTCGACGGCGAACAACCACGCACTCCGACGAAATTGACCTCGGGCATCGGTTGGGATATGCAGCCCCGGTATAGTCCCGACGGAAGCTGGATCGCATTTACCAGTGACCGAATGGGCAAGAACAAACGTGCCGGCGACAATCTTTGGATCATGCGTGCCGACGGTAGCGACGTTCGCCAGGTCAGCAATGAAACGTTTCGCTTGCTGAACGGACCGGCATGGTCCCCCGACGGCGACTACCTGATCGGACGCAAACACTTTACCAGTCGGCGATCACTCGGGTCGGGTGAAATCTGGATGTATCATCGGGCCGCCAAAAGCGCCGAAGCGATGGCAGGAATCCAGCTCACACAAAAGCCGAACGAACAAAAGGACGTCAACGAACCGGTTTACTCACCCGACGGAAAGTATATCTATTACTCTCAAGACACCACGCCGGGAAACACCTTTGAATACGACAAGGATTCACACGGCCAGATTTACACGATCAAGCGTTTGAATCTCGAGGACGGAACCACCGAAGCGTTTGTGACCGGGCCCGGAGGCGCTTGCCGTCCGACACCATCACATGATGGAAAATCGCTTGCCTTTGTTCGCCGCGTCGATGCGAAAACGACGCTGCATGTGCTTGACCTGCAATCCGGTGCGGTCCGCTTGGTCTACGACGAACTCGAACGCGACATGCAAGAAGCGTGGGCGATTCATGGTGTTTATCCCAATTTTGCTTGGATGCCGGACGATCAATCCATCATCGCTTGGGCCAAAGGAAAGATTCGGCGAATCGATATTCGGACGGGAACCGCAAGCGTGATTCCTTTTCACCTCGTCGATGAACGTGAAGTCCGCGATGCCGTTCGTTTCTCGGTCGAAGTCGCGCCGGAACGGTTCCCGGTCAAGATGCTTCGTTGGGTCAGCCAGTCACCACGCGGCGATCAAGTCGTCTATCAAGCACTTGGCAAAATTTGGCTCAAGGACTTGCCCGATGGCCAGCCGCGACGCTTGACCACACAGACCGACCATCATGAGTTTTACCCCAGCTTTTCGCGTGACGGAAAGCACCTTGTTTACTCGACCTGGAACGACGAAACGCTTGGTTCGATTCGCGTCGCTGCGGTCGACAAGACAGGGACACCCGAGGAACAGCAAACATGGACGGTGACCAAAGAACCCGGCCATTACCTCGAACCGACGTTCTCTCCCGATGGGAAAACCATCGTGTTCGTCAAATCCGGCGACGGTTATTTAAGATCACCCCTGTGGTCGCGCGAACCAGGTTTGTACAAAGTCGATGCCCATGGTGGTGAAGCCGAACGCCTGCTCGATTCGGGACACTCTCCACAATTCGCAAATGATAGCGATCGTGTTTACTTCTTGAAGTCGAATCGTGGTTCGGATGCGGATAACCTCCGACTGTGCTCGGTCGGACTCGATGGTGACGACGAACGCGATCACCTGAAAAGCCAATGGGGAACGACGTTTCGTGTCTCACCCGATGGGAAATGGGCGGCCTTCATTGAACGATTCAACGTCTATGTCACACCGCTGGTCAACGCCGGAAAGGCGATTGATATCGGTCCCAAAGGATCTGCCATTCCGATCGCAAAGGTCAGTGAACAGGCGGGGGACTGGTGCCACTTTTCCGGTGACAGTTCAAACTTGGTATGGGCACTCGGCCCAACGCTCTATCGCAAGCCACTCGACCAAGCATTTGGCTTCCTTGGCGAGGATCCGGCTGATGATTTAGTTGCAGACGCGACATCTGCGGAAGCGACAAAAACGTCGGCGACTGACAACGCACCGACCGGCGAGCCGACGACGAGCCCCGAACAAATTGCGATCGGTTTTGAAACAACGACCGCCGCCCCAGAAACTACCTTTGCGTTCGTCGGCGCCAAAATTGTCACGATGGGAGAACAGGGGGTTATCAATCCGGGCACGATTGTGATCCGTGGTAACCGGATTGAAGCACTCGGACCAAGAAATGAAGTCACGATCCCTGACGAAGCAACCATCATTCAGACACCGGGGATGGTCATCCTGCCAGGTTTGGTTGACGTCCACGCACACGGTCCGATGTCTAGCGATGGAATTACCCCGCAACAAAACTGGGTCAACTACGCGCGGCTGGCCTTTGGCGTGACGACCGTCCATGATCCCTCGAACGACACCGGCGGTACGTTCTCGGCAATCGAGATGATTCGTGTCGGAGAAACGCTCGGACCGCGTACCTTTTCTACCGGAACGATTTTGTACGGTGCCGCGGGCAGCTTTAAAGCAGAAATTGAAAGCCTCGAAGATGCCAAGTTCCACCTCCGGCGGATGAAAGCTGCCGGCGCCTTTAGCGTCAAGAGTTACAACCAACCGCGACGCGATCAACGCCAACAAGTACTCGCCGCGGCACGCGAACTCGAGATGATGGTTGTTCCCGAAGGCGGATCAACCTTCATGCACAACATGACAATGATCGTCGACGGCCACACCGGTATCGAACATACGTTACCGGTGCAAACGGCGTATGACGACGTCTTCGATCTTTGGCGCGGCACCGATGTCGGCTATACACCGACGCTCTGTGTCGCCTACGGAGGTATCTCGGGCGAGCGTTACTGGTATGAAGTCGATGACCTCTGGCGACATCCACGACTGAACAGTTTCCTGCCGCCACACAAGTTGCATCAAACTCATCGACGCCAAAAAGCACCGCTCGAAGATTACAACCACATTCGTGTCGCTGAGATTGCCAAGCAAGTTGTCCGGGATGGCGGTTTGGTCCAAGCCGGCGGCCACGGTCAACTCAATGGGATCGATACCCACTGGGAACTATGGAGTTTTGTTCAAGGTGGGATGACGCCGATCGAATCATTGCGATGTGGGACGATCAACGGTGCGAAGTACCTTGGGCTCGACGATGACATCGGCTCACTGGAAGTTGGCAAACTTGCCGACCTCGTCGTCATCGAACGCGGTTTTGATCCGACCGAAGAGATCCGGCATAGCGAAAAGGTCGAATTGGTGATGATCAATGGGCGATTGTTCCGCGCCGAAACGATGCAAGAAATTGGCGGTCAACAACAACCGGCTCCCAAATTCTTCTTTAGCAACGGACAGACGATGGTCGCGCCGATCATGTCACAAATGCGAGGCTGTGAATGCAGTCGTCCCGGCGGATTGCCCGACTGGATGATTCGCTCTGACCGCTAA
- a CDS encoding cell division protein FtsQ/DivIB: MALLAASYFGYSHWFSTYFAAKHQSIDPAKIVVTEPHEFVRTNLVEQVYQSTRLADLSPLDREATAKLASAFSNHPWVREVRSIAKLPDGNFKIDMEYRRPVAAFHVTGESRWLRDIENHLTNLGYSINGGINDLYFPLDGEGYMLPTDQMTLDDTRRLIHIEVSEVFPNGNEGTPFGDRRVESAAMLANLLSAVSDRIQIAKITVSGDPRMNIVPQLSLITGNNTKLLWGSPPGMEQPNERGAKAKLTDLLSGNFVPDGDLRIATGTRGSVR, translated from the coding sequence ATGGCATTGTTAGCCGCTTCCTATTTTGGCTACTCCCATTGGTTCTCGACGTATTTCGCGGCCAAGCATCAAAGTATCGATCCGGCAAAGATTGTCGTCACCGAGCCCCATGAATTTGTACGAACCAATTTGGTCGAACAAGTTTATCAGTCCACACGTCTTGCGGACCTTTCGCCACTTGATCGCGAAGCCACCGCAAAACTAGCCTCGGCGTTTTCAAACCATCCCTGGGTCCGCGAAGTTCGCTCGATTGCCAAGCTTCCTGATGGGAACTTCAAAATCGATATGGAATACCGCCGCCCCGTGGCAGCGTTCCATGTCACCGGCGAATCACGATGGTTGCGTGACATTGAAAACCACCTGACCAACTTGGGCTATTCGATCAACGGCGGGATCAACGACCTCTACTTTCCCCTCGACGGCGAAGGGTACATGTTGCCCACCGACCAAATGACGCTCGACGACACGAGACGTTTGATACATATCGAAGTCAGTGAGGTGTTTCCTAACGGCAACGAAGGAACGCCCTTTGGGGATCGGCGTGTGGAATCGGCCGCGATGTTGGCTAATTTGCTGTCCGCCGTCAGCGACCGGATTCAGATCGCAAAAATCACCGTCAGTGGCGATCCTCGGATGAATATCGTGCCTCAACTAAGCCTGATTACCGGCAACAATACGAAATTGCTCTGGGGAAGCCCGCCGGGAATGGAACAACCCAACGAACGCGGCGCGAAAGCTAAACTGACAGATCTGCTCAGCGGTAACTTTGTCCCCGATGGTGACTTACGAATCGCGACGGGGACCCGTGGCTCAGTCAGGTAA
- a CDS encoding UDP-N-acetylmuramate dehydrogenase, protein MIPESLQHVVRSDESLAPLVWLGIGGPAHFFAEPVDLDQVAAIVVWAAENDLPVRLLGSGSNVLVRESGFDGVVISLAAAATSGLSINDNRLTAGAGAQLSHAVVKAVGAGLGGLEHLVGIPGTVGAAVVGNVSSGGRDISPVVKAIRVVESDGTIREISQEDIGFTYRKTSLTGSMIVEVDFELDPGDSAALTKRLQKLWISRNSSRPADIDRIAMPFIDPDTISARELIQNVGLTGIREGDVSLDNAQPHYLIAHQGATSDQCLKLIDRVREQVLLQTGIDLQLNLQIW, encoded by the coding sequence ATGATTCCAGAAAGCCTTCAACATGTCGTTCGCTCCGACGAATCGCTCGCTCCCCTGGTTTGGTTGGGGATCGGCGGTCCGGCACACTTTTTTGCCGAACCGGTCGATCTTGACCAAGTCGCCGCGATCGTCGTTTGGGCGGCCGAGAACGATTTGCCTGTTCGACTCCTTGGATCGGGTAGCAATGTGCTAGTCCGTGAATCAGGATTCGACGGCGTCGTCATTTCGCTGGCTGCCGCGGCAACCAGCGGTTTATCGATCAATGACAACCGGCTGACCGCCGGTGCGGGAGCCCAACTGTCGCATGCGGTTGTCAAAGCCGTCGGCGCAGGCCTGGGTGGGTTGGAACACCTCGTCGGCATCCCCGGAACCGTCGGTGCAGCCGTCGTCGGCAACGTCTCCAGCGGTGGCCGCGACATCAGCCCAGTGGTCAAGGCGATTCGTGTCGTTGAATCGGACGGTACGATCCGCGAAATCTCGCAAGAGGACATTGGTTTCACCTACCGAAAGACCTCGTTGACCGGATCGATGATCGTCGAAGTGGACTTCGAACTCGACCCCGGCGATTCGGCGGCGCTGACCAAACGACTGCAGAAACTCTGGATCTCTCGAAATTCCTCGCGGCCTGCTGACATCGATCGCATTGCGATGCCGTTTATCGACCCCGATACGATTTCCGCTCGCGAATTGATTCAGAACGTGGGCTTAACAGGAATTCGAGAAGGCGACGTTTCACTCGATAACGCTCAGCCGCACTATTTGATCGCACATCAAGGTGCGACCAGCGATCAGTGCTTGAAATTGATCGACCGAGTTCGCGAGCAAGTGCTTCTTCAAACCGGGATCGACTTGCAACTGAATCTACAGATTTGGTAG
- a CDS encoding thioredoxin family protein, protein MLKFEELGMVSLLLAVLLGSATSAPIKTDYAEAYKESVKEGKPLMVVVSAPWCPACNVLKQSTLEPMAATGEFDDVSVAVLNRDENSELVDQLTKGERMLPQIIVFSRTNAGQWKRQLLKGYQSKQPVRNLLRSVSPRG, encoded by the coding sequence ATGCTAAAATTCGAGGAGCTCGGAATGGTTTCGTTGCTGTTAGCTGTATTGCTTGGAAGTGCTACATCAGCCCCCATCAAGACCGACTACGCAGAGGCGTACAAGGAATCGGTCAAGGAAGGTAAGCCTTTGATGGTCGTCGTCAGCGCACCGTGGTGCCCTGCCTGCAACGTCCTGAAGCAATCCACGCTAGAACCGATGGCTGCCACCGGTGAGTTTGATGACGTGAGCGTTGCGGTATTGAATCGAGACGAAAACTCGGAATTGGTTGATCAATTGACCAAAGGCGAGCGCATGCTGCCGCAAATCATCGTGTTTTCGCGCACCAACGCCGGCCAGTGGAAACGACAATTGCTCAAGGGCTATCAGTCCAAGCAACCGGTTCGCAATCTGTTGCGTTCGGTCTCCCCCCGCGGCTAA
- a CDS encoding Gfo/Idh/MocA family protein, translated as MRLRVGLIGLGEHWQSRYRPALRVLDDRFDVRAVYSTISKLAESTAEEFQADPIDGYRSLVYRCDIDAVLILKQCWLGWLPAMAACQAGKAVYWGAGLDFDPQGQQSVRKTIEQSGVAFMAELPRRFAPATLRLKELIATRLGAPRLIRVHRQAIAADSSTHLGPGACRTDDSELVELVDWCRYIVGRSPTAVSSVCEEDLFQSLVLNYGKADQNRQRSAIAEIATDSTLPAQWKEAASFRSPAAMKVQCENGVAFIDLPNTLVWFDDAGRHVESLETECPVGERMLRQFHRSVTSLVLDLNGLVDAYEAASVVQAARQSHETGCRVDLAENR; from the coding sequence ATGAGGCTTCGTGTCGGATTGATCGGGTTGGGCGAACACTGGCAGTCACGCTACCGTCCGGCCCTTCGCGTCCTGGACGATCGTTTCGACGTTCGTGCGGTTTACAGCACGATTTCCAAGCTCGCTGAATCGACCGCGGAAGAATTTCAGGCGGATCCGATCGACGGTTATCGCAGCTTGGTCTATCGCTGCGATATCGATGCCGTATTGATACTCAAGCAATGTTGGCTTGGCTGGCTGCCGGCGATGGCCGCCTGCCAAGCCGGCAAAGCTGTCTATTGGGGCGCGGGACTGGATTTTGATCCTCAGGGTCAACAGTCCGTCCGCAAGACGATCGAACAGAGTGGCGTTGCCTTCATGGCCGAGTTGCCAAGGCGATTCGCACCGGCCACCCTGCGTTTGAAAGAGCTGATCGCCACCAGGCTCGGTGCCCCGCGTCTAATTCGCGTGCATCGACAAGCGATCGCGGCCGATTCTTCCACGCATCTCGGCCCGGGAGCCTGTCGAACCGACGATAGCGAATTGGTCGAACTGGTCGACTGGTGCCGCTATATCGTCGGTCGGTCGCCGACCGCGGTCAGTTCCGTTTGTGAGGAAGACCTGTTTCAGTCGCTAGTCCTGAACTATGGCAAAGCCGATCAAAATCGCCAACGCAGTGCGATCGCGGAAATCGCCACCGATAGCACCTTGCCGGCCCAATGGAAAGAAGCAGCCAGTTTCCGATCCCCGGCGGCAATGAAGGTGCAATGCGAGAATGGTGTCGCGTTTATCGATTTGCCCAATACGCTGGTTTGGTTTGATGACGCGGGCCGTCACGTCGAGTCACTGGAAACCGAGTGTCCGGTTGGTGAGCGGATGCTTCGACAATTTCATCGCAGCGTGACTAGCTTGGTCCTCGATCTCAACGGCTTAGTCGATGCCTATGAGGCAGCCAGCGTCGTGCAAGCGGCGCGTCAAAGTCACGAAACGGGATGCCGGGTCGACTTGGCCGAGAATCGTTAG
- a CDS encoding CpaF family protein — MATRSMPGRADNRQDQFEEIKSRIHGKLVDKLDLSRVGDMQGEALKREIRVVIEHLCDAEDTLLNRQERERIVDEVLDETFGLGPLELILKDPKVSDILINGPKNIYVEKGGQMQKTDVEFRDGKHLLQIIDRIVSKVGRRVDETCPMVDARLEDGSRVNAIIPPLALDGAAVSIRRFGSNPLKLEDLLNYKAFTPEMVMLLEGCIKARLNCIIAGGTGSGKTTLLNTLSSFIGHSDRIVTIEDAAELQLQQDHIVRLETRPPNIEGNGAVTATDLVKNALRMRPERIIIGECRGGETLDMLQAMNTGHDGSLTTIHANTPRDAIARLETMVMMAGFELPVKAIRQQISGAVDVLIQANRLQGGPRRVTAITEVVGMEQETIVLQDIYKFEQKGIGEDGKAYGTFECTGVRPSFMDKLEAAGVRLPSSAFRERTMMNA, encoded by the coding sequence ATGGCCACGCGATCCATGCCAGGACGAGCGGACAACCGCCAAGATCAATTCGAAGAAATCAAGTCGCGAATTCACGGCAAGCTGGTCGACAAACTCGACTTGTCGCGTGTCGGTGACATGCAGGGTGAAGCGCTAAAACGCGAAATCCGAGTGGTCATCGAACACTTATGCGACGCCGAAGACACGTTGCTCAATCGACAAGAGCGTGAACGAATCGTCGACGAAGTCTTGGACGAGACCTTCGGCCTCGGCCCCCTTGAGTTGATTCTCAAAGATCCCAAGGTCAGTGATATCTTGATCAACGGTCCCAAGAACATCTACGTCGAAAAAGGCGGCCAGATGCAGAAGACCGATGTCGAGTTTCGTGACGGCAAGCATCTGCTACAGATCATCGACCGAATCGTCAGTAAGGTCGGCCGCCGCGTTGACGAAACATGTCCGATGGTCGACGCGCGACTTGAAGACGGTTCGCGGGTCAACGCGATCATTCCTCCGCTTGCGCTCGATGGCGCCGCGGTCAGTATTCGGCGTTTCGGTAGTAATCCGCTCAAACTCGAGGACCTGCTGAACTACAAGGCGTTCACGCCTGAGATGGTGATGCTGCTGGAAGGTTGTATCAAGGCACGACTGAACTGCATCATCGCCGGCGGTACCGGTTCGGGTAAGACGACGTTGTTGAACACCCTGTCATCGTTTATCGGCCATTCCGACCGGATCGTGACGATCGAAGACGCGGCCGAATTGCAACTTCAACAAGACCACATTGTTCGGCTGGAAACCCGTCCGCCAAATATCGAAGGCAACGGTGCGGTGACCGCGACCGATCTGGTCAAAAACGCCCTGCGGATGCGTCCCGAACGAATCATCATCGGTGAGTGTCGTGGCGGGGAAACGTTGGACATGTTGCAGGCGATGAACACCGGTCACGACGGATCGTTGACGACGATTCACGCCAACACGCCTCGCGACGCGATCGCCCGTCTGGAAACGATGGTCATGATGGCCGGCTTCGAACTGCCGGTCAAAGCGATCCGTCAACAGATCTCCGGTGCGGTCGATGTTTTGATTCAGGCGAACCGATTACAAGGTGGACCGCGTCGCGTGACGGCGATCACGGAAGTCGTCGGGATGGAACAAGAGACAATCGTCCTGCAAGACATCTACAAGTTCGAACAGAAAGGGATTGGTGAAGACGGCAAGGCGTATGGCACGTTTGAGTGCACCGGCGTCCGTCCCAGCTTCATGGACAAACTTGAAGCCGCCGGCGTCCGCCTGCCTTCGAGTGCCTTCCGTGAACGCACGATGATGAATGCTTGA
- a CDS encoding type II secretion system F family protein, translating to MTTVILIAVGVFVASLVALAATVLVPGSDNTATEDRLAQMASRRRGGGGPDGEDESSSLLLDGGFDDAKGFLSNLTENLPGIGDYLDQADVRMPPAQFVMICLAAFGFGVAICLASPFKLLAFFVGPVFAAVPFGWLMLKRRSRLNKFGKQMPEALELLGRSLRAGHSLNAGFGLVSKEMEDPLAREFGRAFEEQNLGIPLDEAIEDMADRVPNMDLRFFATAVVLQRQTGGDLAEILDKIGHLIRERLQILGQIQALTGEGRMSGAVLLALPPVLFLVMLKLNYEYVMMLFTDELGRYMLGFGLLTQIIGAIVIKKIITIKV from the coding sequence ATGACGACTGTCATTCTTATTGCCGTCGGCGTCTTCGTGGCGTCCCTGGTCGCCTTGGCCGCAACCGTGTTAGTGCCGGGCAGCGACAATACGGCGACCGAAGATCGGCTTGCTCAAATGGCATCCCGTCGTCGTGGCGGTGGTGGACCCGACGGCGAAGACGAATCGAGCTCGCTGCTGCTTGATGGTGGTTTTGATGACGCCAAAGGTTTCTTGTCGAACCTCACTGAGAACCTTCCCGGCATCGGCGACTACCTGGATCAGGCCGACGTTCGCATGCCACCGGCGCAATTCGTGATGATCTGCCTTGCGGCCTTTGGATTCGGCGTCGCAATTTGTCTCGCCAGTCCCTTTAAGCTGCTCGCATTCTTCGTCGGCCCGGTGTTTGCCGCCGTTCCCTTTGGATGGCTGATGTTGAAACGACGCAGTCGGCTCAACAAATTCGGCAAACAGATGCCCGAAGCCCTCGAATTACTCGGCCGATCTCTACGGGCCGGTCACTCGCTCAACGCGGGCTTCGGTTTGGTTTCCAAAGAAATGGAAGATCCGTTGGCGCGAGAGTTCGGACGCGCGTTCGAAGAACAAAACCTTGGGATCCCGCTCGACGAAGCGATCGAGGACATGGCCGATCGCGTTCCCAACATGGACCTTCGCTTTTTTGCGACCGCCGTCGTGCTACAGCGACAAACCGGAGGTGACTTGGCCGAAATCCTTGACAAGATCGGGCACCTGATCCGTGAACGACTTCAAATTCTCGGCCAGATCCAAGCGTTGACCGGGGAAGGTCGAATGAGTGGTGCGGTGCTTCTAGCGCTGCCTCCGGTTCTGTTTCTCGTGATGCTGAAACTGAACTACGAGTACGTGATGATGCTGTTCACCGATGAACTCGGACGCTACATGCTTGGATTTGGCTTGCTGACCCAAATCATCGGCGCAATCGTGATCAAGAAAATTATCACGATCAAAGTTTAA